The Rhodothermales bacterium genome window below encodes:
- a CDS encoding tetratricopeptide repeat-containing protein — MPIPHSAFIVRPYEVKGDIDFERVERELIRPAMENANIRGGPAKDVLVAGNIQRDMFLSLLTADIVIADISIHSPNVFYELGIRHVLRPRHTFMIYAADKGEKHPFDIQQERYLAYDSRNPQECVDLLSRALADSLRSERPDSPVFAWLQGLREQDVALFLRSIEDKDFARQVAKHEGAAKEKSTEEPEKKRHMADLRLLADDVVGRPWAVVGLKRIGEILFQLKHLAFARAVWERVLERFPDDEDALDRLSTLYNRAGLIAESDRLVQRLLKLRDDSNPQFAEAMALHGRNVKQLWQSDWAEKPADGTREDTTRLAIESPRLFDAFRAYDEAFRGNLNHYYSGVNALALAVIIDQLAGRHPEPWERGYPSKQAADSALRVISERIGQLEQLVRASLESSIYLKRQRGGVGTEIRKPEWEEATEAEVICLTSPDPDRVARAYKKAAQASPFVVDSMRRQLRLYQALGVQAAQVDAALRELGEAASSEDHVTHVILFTGHMIDSLDRTVARFPPACEEAVRREIGLAVEAIVQWMEAARGAGTRLTVRGLAGGACGGDLLFHEVCRERGIATDFYSPFPPTDFLPGSVSFAGDAWVRRFYTLYDTTPREGRPVLQDTKAMPYWVDGGKGYDIWVRNNRWMLYHALALGGGQATLLALWDRQPGDGVGGTEGMVRDAERNGMEVRVMDMEVIRASLS, encoded by the coding sequence ATGCCCATCCCCCATTCCGCCTTCATCGTGCGGCCTTACGAGGTCAAAGGCGACATCGACTTCGAACGGGTCGAGCGGGAGCTCATCCGGCCGGCGATGGAAAACGCGAACATCCGTGGCGGGCCGGCGAAGGATGTCCTGGTGGCCGGCAATATCCAGCGCGACATGTTCCTCTCCCTGCTCACGGCGGACATCGTCATCGCGGATATCTCGATCCACAGCCCCAACGTGTTCTACGAACTCGGCATCCGGCATGTGCTGCGGCCCCGGCACACGTTTATGATCTACGCGGCCGATAAAGGGGAAAAACATCCGTTCGACATCCAGCAGGAGCGATACCTGGCGTATGACAGCCGTAACCCGCAAGAATGCGTCGACTTGCTGAGCCGGGCCCTTGCCGATTCGCTGCGCAGCGAGCGTCCCGACAGCCCGGTTTTTGCGTGGCTCCAGGGACTCCGCGAGCAGGACGTTGCCCTGTTTTTGCGTTCGATCGAGGATAAGGACTTCGCCCGACAGGTCGCGAAACACGAAGGCGCCGCGAAGGAGAAATCCACCGAAGAGCCCGAGAAGAAGCGACACATGGCGGACCTACGCCTGCTGGCCGACGATGTCGTAGGGCGACCGTGGGCCGTCGTCGGACTGAAGCGTATCGGGGAGATCCTGTTCCAGTTGAAGCACCTCGCGTTTGCCAGGGCGGTCTGGGAACGGGTGCTGGAGCGTTTTCCGGACGATGAAGACGCGCTGGATCGGCTGAGCACCCTGTACAACCGGGCGGGGCTGATTGCCGAATCAGATCGGCTCGTGCAGAGGCTACTCAAGCTTCGTGATGATTCCAATCCACAATTTGCCGAGGCCATGGCGCTGCACGGCCGCAATGTGAAACAACTGTGGCAATCCGACTGGGCGGAAAAACCAGCTGATGGTACGCGAGAGGATACGACACGCCTGGCCATCGAAAGCCCTCGTCTCTTCGACGCCTTTAGGGCGTACGACGAAGCGTTCAGGGGCAATCTGAATCACTACTATTCGGGCGTGAATGCCCTGGCGTTGGCAGTCATCATCGATCAACTGGCCGGCAGGCATCCGGAGCCATGGGAACGCGGGTATCCTTCGAAGCAGGCCGCCGATTCCGCGTTGCGCGTGATCAGCGAACGAATCGGGCAACTGGAGCAACTCGTTCGTGCTTCGTTGGAGAGTTCCATCTATCTCAAGCGGCAGCGGGGCGGCGTAGGCACCGAAATCCGAAAACCGGAATGGGAGGAGGCGACCGAGGCGGAGGTCATCTGTCTGACATCGCCCGACCCCGACCGGGTGGCCCGTGCGTACAAAAAGGCCGCGCAGGCATCGCCCTTCGTGGTCGATTCCATGCGGAGGCAACTCCGGTTATATCAGGCGCTGGGCGTACAGGCGGCGCAGGTCGATGCCGCGTTGCGCGAGCTGGGTGAGGCCGCTTCTTCTGAAGACCACGTCACGCACGTCATTCTTTTCACCGGCCATATGATCGACAGCCTGGATAGAACAGTAGCACGTTTCCCCCCAGCATGCGAAGAGGCGGTTCGCCGGGAGATTGGCTTGGCAGTTGAAGCGATCGTCCAATGGATGGAAGCCGCCCGGGGCGCCGGCACGAGGCTGACGGTTCGCGGCCTGGCCGGCGGCGCCTGCGGCGGAGACCTCCTGTTCCACGAGGTCTGCCGCGAACGGGGCATCGCCACCGATTTCTATTCGCCGTTCCCTCCGACGGATTTCCTCCCCGGTTCTGTCTCGTTCGCCGGCGACGCGTGGGTGCGCCGCTTCTACACCCTGTACGACACGACGCCGCGGGAGGGCCGGCCGGTGTTGCAGGATACGAAGGCGATGCCGTACTGGGTCGATGGAGGGAAGGGGTACGACATCTGGGTGCGCAACAACCGGTGGATGCTTTACCACGCCCTCGCGCTGGGAGGTGGCCAGGCGACGCTGCTTGCGCTCTGGGACCGGCAGCCAGGGGATGGGGTAGGAGGGACCGAAGGGATGGTGCGGGATGCGGAGCGGAATGGCATGGAGGTCCGAGTCATGGATATGGAGGTGATTCGGGCGAGTTTGTCGTGA
- a CDS encoding toll/interleukin-1 receptor domain-containing protein: MMEEKDWNLLLHTINRGNCVVFLGPEMAQDVVDGHSRALTEVLARRLADELKQRSPTDILIEYDLAHVARKYSDYNSSIDLQVAVTQFYEEKKDHTSQPYLDLAALPFHLVVKTTPDAYFLEALRRHKKPCQVEGYHYRGPRRDLVPPATAKKPMVYYLYGYVDVPESLVISENDVLDFLVNVIAKNPPLPTNISSEIRDPSKCFLFLGFSFKNWYLRILFHVLQGQSHSNRSFALEATGPENDPAHQGAILFFKDTHKIYHYCLDVGVFTDELRRRYETKYGVNHIPASTGAEAQVLVEAPMAFICHASEDAGYAAELSRKLREAGIDTWLDKAALKTGDDWNRQIEDAIGDVDFFLILQSRAMRDKNIAYVNKEINLALERRREFRPGIRFIMPLIIEEGGEMEDFDDLSTFQALDLAHDLAHDKEQSLTQLVNAIERDFERRKRK, from the coding sequence ATGATGGAAGAAAAAGACTGGAACCTGTTACTCCATACAATCAACAGGGGAAACTGTGTGGTATTCCTGGGGCCGGAGATGGCGCAAGACGTTGTGGATGGTCATTCGAGGGCATTAACCGAGGTACTGGCAAGGAGGCTCGCGGATGAACTTAAGCAACGATCCCCGACGGATATTCTGATTGAATACGACCTGGCTCACGTGGCGCGGAAATACAGCGACTATAACAGCTCAATCGATCTGCAGGTCGCCGTAACCCAATTCTACGAGGAAAAAAAGGATCATACCAGCCAGCCGTACCTCGATCTGGCGGCTTTGCCGTTTCACCTGGTCGTAAAGACCACGCCGGACGCGTACTTCCTGGAAGCCCTGAGGCGTCACAAAAAACCCTGTCAGGTGGAAGGGTATCACTATCGAGGTCCTCGGCGCGATCTCGTTCCCCCGGCCACGGCGAAAAAGCCCATGGTTTACTACCTCTACGGGTATGTCGATGTGCCGGAATCGCTGGTAATCTCTGAAAACGATGTGCTCGATTTCCTCGTCAACGTGATCGCTAAAAATCCGCCGCTCCCGACCAACATCAGCAGTGAAATCCGAGACCCTTCCAAGTGTTTTCTGTTTCTCGGCTTTAGCTTCAAGAACTGGTATCTGCGTATCCTCTTCCACGTGTTGCAGGGACAAAGCCACAGCAACCGATCGTTTGCGCTGGAAGCAACCGGGCCGGAAAATGACCCGGCACACCAGGGCGCGATTCTTTTTTTTAAGGATACACACAAAATATACCACTACTGCCTCGATGTGGGCGTATTCACGGATGAACTCAGGCGCCGCTATGAAACGAAGTACGGGGTGAACCATATTCCCGCTTCGACCGGCGCAGAGGCGCAAGTTCTCGTCGAGGCGCCCATGGCATTTATCTGCCACGCTTCCGAGGACGCCGGCTATGCCGCGGAGCTCTCCCGAAAATTGAGAGAGGCCGGAATCGATACCTGGCTCGATAAAGCGGCCCTGAAGACCGGTGACGACTGGAACCGACAAATCGAGGACGCCATCGGGGACGTGGACTTTTTCCTGATCCTCCAGAGCCGGGCCATGCGGGATAAAAACATAGCCTATGTAAACAAAGAGATCAACCTGGCCTTGGAACGCAGGAGGGAGTTCCGGCCCGGTATCCGGTTCATCATGCCGCTGATTATTGAAGAAGGCGGCGAAATGGAGGATTTTGATGACCTGTCCACCTTCCAGGCGCTCGACCTGGCCCACGATCTGGCCCACGACAAGGAGCAGAGCCTGACCCAACTCGTAAACGCCATCGAACGGGACTTCGAGCGACGAAAGAGAAAATAG